In Toxotes jaculatrix isolate fToxJac2 chromosome 20, fToxJac2.pri, whole genome shotgun sequence, the following proteins share a genomic window:
- the LOC121200626 gene encoding zinc transporter ZIP12-like isoform X3, with amino-acid sequence MHFRSSAPLLLLLLPLCLLGRVLEVRGQEWGYLQEALKALDLPLSMDDEPQLQKNKTGVLITTLLQAVHCAERTGSSQDICDKCLTPDIALSVLEDDGKTYLTEEDYERISTVLLYYIINLQDLCVSNTASPSSLSSLSSSSSGNYQFYLLALTNLHPAEDNQFLSLSETESVLQLINQHYDPSNQDTSSDLQCIDATHLLEDVDVKENPGAGESSVPKVAAAIVSHVLQGHCFRRRNLPSPAFFTNYIFQSLNRTSNLQVIEMPLLYLEELLHQLGVGREGAALSHDRKRRSIRGSSQRGVGHQVDGCNHDTGGKSTDWAQVCFSANQLVDIFALDPHLPISKEHFRQICPAIIQQLLGNACESAEQKTRGSLPTALEKYGYSTAAVLLITVGSMFGICLIFFNSCQETYALILQLFVGLAVGTLSGDALLHLIPQILGLHDSTHSHDEHYTEGKEYLWKILGMIAGIYGFFLIERMFSFFVPSHGHGPVDDLECTEISPEHANTRSSSHQRQGVPLLAVMIIVGDSLHNFADGLVVGAAFSFSAETGMATTVAILCHEIPHEMGDFAVLLSSGLSVKTAVLMNFLSALTAFMGLYIGLFVSSETEVQQWIFAVTSGIFLYLSLVEMLPEMNRVKTDRPCLMFLLQNLGLLMGWACLLLLALFEHELKI; translated from the exons ATGCACTTCAGGAGCAGTGCTCcccttttgctgctgctgctgcctctttgTCTTCTGGGGAGAGTGCTGGAGGTGAGAGGGCAAGAGTGGGGGTACCTGCAGGAGGCTCTGAAGGCCTTGGATCTTCCTCTGTCGATGGACGACGAACCTCAGCTGCAGAAGAACAAAACTGGTGTCCTGATCACCACGCTTCTTCAGGCGGTGCACTGTGCAGAGCGAACTGGGAGCTCTCAGGACATCTGTGACAAG TGCCTGACGCCAGACATAGCCCTCTCTGTGCTAGAGGATGATGGGAAGACTTACCTCACTGAGGAGGACTACGAGCGGATCTCGACTGTCCTGCTGTACTACATAATTAACTTGCaagatctgtgtgtgtcaaacactgcctccccttcctccctttcctccctttcctcctcctcatctgggAACTATCAGTTCTACCTTTTGGCTCTCACCAATCTGCACCCAGCTGAGGACAACCAGTTCTTATCACTTAGTGAAACAGAGAGTGTTCTGCAGCTCATAAACCAGCACTACGACCCCTCCAACCAAGATACCTCATCTGATCTGCAA TGTATTGATGCCACTCATCTACTTGAAGATGTTGACGTAAAAGAAAACCCAGGTGCTGGTGAGTCTTCTGTGCCCAAAGTGGCCGCAGCCATCGTCAGCCATGTCCTGCAGGGCCACTGTTTCAGACGGAGGAACCTCCCGTCACCTGCTTTCTTTACCAACTACATCTTTCAATCCCTGAATCGCACAAGTAACCTACAGGTTATAG AGATGCCACTTCTCTACTTAGAGGAGTTGCTTCATCAGCTGGGAGTGGGTCGGGAGGGAGCTGCTCTCTCTCATGACAGGAAGAGGCGGAGCATCAGGGGAAGTTCACAGAGAGGAGTGGGGCATCAGGTGGATGGCTGTAACCATGACACTGGAGGAAAAAGTACAGACTGGGCACAG GTGTGTTTCTCAGCCAATCAGTTGGTGGATATTTTTGCTCTGGATCCTCATTTGCCAATTTCCAAGGAGCACTTCAGACAAATTTGCCCAGCCATTATTCAGCAGTTGCTAGGCAATGCCTGTGAGTCTGCAGAGCAAAAAACAAGAGGATCTCTGCCCACTGCTCTCGAGA AGTACGGCTACAGCACGGCTGCTGTCCTGCTCATCACAGTGGGGTCCATGTTCGGTATTTGCCTCATCTTCTTCAACTCCTGCCAGGAAACCTACGCACTCATCCTGCAACTGTTTGTGGGCCTGGCAGTGGGAACCCTCTCAGGAGACGCTCTCCTGCACCTCATACCACAG ATTCTGGGCCTCCATGACAGCACTCACAGTCATGATGAGCACTATACTGAAGGAAAGGAGTATCTGTGGAAGATTCTGGGCATGATCGCTGGGATTTATGGCTTTTTCCTTATAGAGAGAATGTTCTCCTTTTTCGTTCCTTCTCATGGCCAT GGACCAGTGGATGACTTGGAGTGTACAGAAATATCTCctgaacatgcaaacacaaggaGCTCTTCACATCAGA GACAAGGGGTTCCTCTGCTGGCTGTGATGATAATCGTGGGAGACAGCCTTCATAACTTTGCCGATGGCCTGGTTGTCGGGGCGGCCTTCTCCTTTTCAGCCGAGACCGGCATGGCAACCACTGTGGCTATCTTGTGCCACGAGATCCCGCACGAGATGG GGGACTTTGCAGTGTTGCTAAGCTCTGGACTCTCAGTGAAGACTGCTGTGCTAATGAACTTTCTCAGTGCTCTGACAGCCTTTATGGGCCTCTACATTGGACTCTTTGTTTCCTCAGAGACAGAGGTGCAGCAGTGGATCTTTGCTGTCACTTCTGGGATTTTCCTCTACCTGTCACTGGTAGAAATG CTTCCAGAGATGAATCGAGTGAAGACCGACAGACCATGTCTCATGTTTCTCCTACAGAACCTTGGTCTATTAATGGGTTGGGCCTGTCTTTTGCTCCTCGCACTCTTTGAACATGAACTCAAAATCTAA
- the LOC121200626 gene encoding zinc transporter ZIP12-like isoform X1: MHFRSSAPLLLLLLPLCLLGRVLEVRGQEWGYLQEALKALDLPLSMDDEPQLQKNKTGVLITTLLQAVHCAERTGSSQDICDKCLTPDIALSVLEDDGKTYLTEEDYERISTVLLYYIINLQDLCVSNTASPSSLSSLSSSSSGNYQFYLLALTNLHPAEDNQFLSLSETESVLQLINQHYDPSNQDTSSDLQCIDATHLLEDVDVKENPGAGESSVPKVAAAIVSHVLQGHCFRRRNLPSPAFFTNYIFQSLNRTSNLQVIGLEELLHQLGVGREGAALSHDRKRRSIRGSSQRGVGHQVDGCNHDTGGKSTDWAQVCFSANQLVDIFALDPHLPISKEHFRQICPAIIQQLLGNACESAEQKTRGSLPTALEKYGYSTAAVLLITVGSMFGICLIFFNSCQETYALILQLFVGLAVGTLSGDALLHLIPQILGLHDSTHSHDEHYTEGKEYLWKILGMIAGIYGFFLIERMFSFFVPSHGHGHSGDLPLELSCNGQSQRGKSISTIQLGPVDDLECTEISPEHANTRSSSHQRQGVPLLAVMIIVGDSLHNFADGLVVGAAFSFSAETGMATTVAILCHEIPHEMGDFAVLLSSGLSVKTAVLMNFLSALTAFMGLYIGLFVSSETEVQQWIFAVTSGIFLYLSLVEMLPEMNRVKTDRPCLMFLLQNLGLLMGWACLLLLALFEHELKI; encoded by the exons ATGCACTTCAGGAGCAGTGCTCcccttttgctgctgctgctgcctctttgTCTTCTGGGGAGAGTGCTGGAGGTGAGAGGGCAAGAGTGGGGGTACCTGCAGGAGGCTCTGAAGGCCTTGGATCTTCCTCTGTCGATGGACGACGAACCTCAGCTGCAGAAGAACAAAACTGGTGTCCTGATCACCACGCTTCTTCAGGCGGTGCACTGTGCAGAGCGAACTGGGAGCTCTCAGGACATCTGTGACAAG TGCCTGACGCCAGACATAGCCCTCTCTGTGCTAGAGGATGATGGGAAGACTTACCTCACTGAGGAGGACTACGAGCGGATCTCGACTGTCCTGCTGTACTACATAATTAACTTGCaagatctgtgtgtgtcaaacactgcctccccttcctccctttcctccctttcctcctcctcatctgggAACTATCAGTTCTACCTTTTGGCTCTCACCAATCTGCACCCAGCTGAGGACAACCAGTTCTTATCACTTAGTGAAACAGAGAGTGTTCTGCAGCTCATAAACCAGCACTACGACCCCTCCAACCAAGATACCTCATCTGATCTGCAA TGTATTGATGCCACTCATCTACTTGAAGATGTTGACGTAAAAGAAAACCCAGGTGCTGGTGAGTCTTCTGTGCCCAAAGTGGCCGCAGCCATCGTCAGCCATGTCCTGCAGGGCCACTGTTTCAGACGGAGGAACCTCCCGTCACCTGCTTTCTTTACCAACTACATCTTTCAATCCCTGAATCGCACAAGTAACCTACAGGTTATAGG CTTAGAGGAGTTGCTTCATCAGCTGGGAGTGGGTCGGGAGGGAGCTGCTCTCTCTCATGACAGGAAGAGGCGGAGCATCAGGGGAAGTTCACAGAGAGGAGTGGGGCATCAGGTGGATGGCTGTAACCATGACACTGGAGGAAAAAGTACAGACTGGGCACAG GTGTGTTTCTCAGCCAATCAGTTGGTGGATATTTTTGCTCTGGATCCTCATTTGCCAATTTCCAAGGAGCACTTCAGACAAATTTGCCCAGCCATTATTCAGCAGTTGCTAGGCAATGCCTGTGAGTCTGCAGAGCAAAAAACAAGAGGATCTCTGCCCACTGCTCTCGAGA AGTACGGCTACAGCACGGCTGCTGTCCTGCTCATCACAGTGGGGTCCATGTTCGGTATTTGCCTCATCTTCTTCAACTCCTGCCAGGAAACCTACGCACTCATCCTGCAACTGTTTGTGGGCCTGGCAGTGGGAACCCTCTCAGGAGACGCTCTCCTGCACCTCATACCACAG ATTCTGGGCCTCCATGACAGCACTCACAGTCATGATGAGCACTATACTGAAGGAAAGGAGTATCTGTGGAAGATTCTGGGCATGATCGCTGGGATTTATGGCTTTTTCCTTATAGAGAGAATGTTCTCCTTTTTCGTTCCTTCTCATGGCCAT GGTCACTCCGGTGACCTTCCCTTAGAGCTCAGCTGCAATGGTCAGTCACAGAGGGGCAAGTCCATCTCCACCATACAGCTG GGACCAGTGGATGACTTGGAGTGTACAGAAATATCTCctgaacatgcaaacacaaggaGCTCTTCACATCAGA GACAAGGGGTTCCTCTGCTGGCTGTGATGATAATCGTGGGAGACAGCCTTCATAACTTTGCCGATGGCCTGGTTGTCGGGGCGGCCTTCTCCTTTTCAGCCGAGACCGGCATGGCAACCACTGTGGCTATCTTGTGCCACGAGATCCCGCACGAGATGG GGGACTTTGCAGTGTTGCTAAGCTCTGGACTCTCAGTGAAGACTGCTGTGCTAATGAACTTTCTCAGTGCTCTGACAGCCTTTATGGGCCTCTACATTGGACTCTTTGTTTCCTCAGAGACAGAGGTGCAGCAGTGGATCTTTGCTGTCACTTCTGGGATTTTCCTCTACCTGTCACTGGTAGAAATG CTTCCAGAGATGAATCGAGTGAAGACCGACAGACCATGTCTCATGTTTCTCCTACAGAACCTTGGTCTATTAATGGGTTGGGCCTGTCTTTTGCTCCTCGCACTCTTTGAACATGAACTCAAAATCTAA
- the LOC121200626 gene encoding zinc transporter ZIP12-like isoform X4, which translates to MHFRSSAPLLLLLLPLCLLGRVLEVRGQEWGYLQEALKALDLPLSMDDEPQLQKNKTGVLITTLLQAVHCAERTGSSQDICDKCLTPDIALSVLEDDGKTYLTEEDYERISTVLLYYIINLQDLCVSNTASPSSLSSLSSSSSGNYQFYLLALTNLHPAEDNQFLSLSETESVLQLINQHYDPSNQDTSSDLQCIDATHLLEDVDVKENPGAGESSVPKVAAAIVSHVLQGHCFRRRNLPSPAFFTNYIFQSLNRTSNLQVIEMPLLYLEELLHQLGVGREGAALSHDRKRRSIRGSSQRGVGHQVDGCNHDTGGKSTDWAQVCFSANQLVDIFALDPHLPISKEHFRQICPAIIQQLLGNACESAEQKTRGSLPTALEKYGYSTAAVLLITVGSMFGICLIFFNSCQETYALILQLFVGLAVGTLSGDALLHLIPQILGLHDSTHSHDEHYTEGKEYLWKILGMIAGIYGFFLIERMFSFFVPSHGHGHSGDLPLELSCNGQSQRGKSISTIQLGPVDDLECTEISPEHANTRSSSHQRQGVPLLAVMIIVGDSLHNFADGLVVGAAFSFSAETGMATTVAILCHEIPHEMGDFAVLLSSGLSVKTAVLMNFLSALTAFMGLYIGLFVSSETEVQQWIFAVTSGIFLYLSLVEMLPEMNRVKTDRPCLMFLLQNLGLLMGWACLLLLALFEHELKI; encoded by the exons ATGCACTTCAGGAGCAGTGCTCcccttttgctgctgctgctgcctctttgTCTTCTGGGGAGAGTGCTGGAGGTGAGAGGGCAAGAGTGGGGGTACCTGCAGGAGGCTCTGAAGGCCTTGGATCTTCCTCTGTCGATGGACGACGAACCTCAGCTGCAGAAGAACAAAACTGGTGTCCTGATCACCACGCTTCTTCAGGCGGTGCACTGTGCAGAGCGAACTGGGAGCTCTCAGGACATCTGTGACAAG TGCCTGACGCCAGACATAGCCCTCTCTGTGCTAGAGGATGATGGGAAGACTTACCTCACTGAGGAGGACTACGAGCGGATCTCGACTGTCCTGCTGTACTACATAATTAACTTGCaagatctgtgtgtgtcaaacactgcctccccttcctccctttcctccctttcctcctcctcatctgggAACTATCAGTTCTACCTTTTGGCTCTCACCAATCTGCACCCAGCTGAGGACAACCAGTTCTTATCACTTAGTGAAACAGAGAGTGTTCTGCAGCTCATAAACCAGCACTACGACCCCTCCAACCAAGATACCTCATCTGATCTGCAA TGTATTGATGCCACTCATCTACTTGAAGATGTTGACGTAAAAGAAAACCCAGGTGCTGGTGAGTCTTCTGTGCCCAAAGTGGCCGCAGCCATCGTCAGCCATGTCCTGCAGGGCCACTGTTTCAGACGGAGGAACCTCCCGTCACCTGCTTTCTTTACCAACTACATCTTTCAATCCCTGAATCGCACAAGTAACCTACAGGTTATAG AGATGCCACTTCTCTACTTAGAGGAGTTGCTTCATCAGCTGGGAGTGGGTCGGGAGGGAGCTGCTCTCTCTCATGACAGGAAGAGGCGGAGCATCAGGGGAAGTTCACAGAGAGGAGTGGGGCATCAGGTGGATGGCTGTAACCATGACACTGGAGGAAAAAGTACAGACTGGGCACAG GTGTGTTTCTCAGCCAATCAGTTGGTGGATATTTTTGCTCTGGATCCTCATTTGCCAATTTCCAAGGAGCACTTCAGACAAATTTGCCCAGCCATTATTCAGCAGTTGCTAGGCAATGCCTGTGAGTCTGCAGAGCAAAAAACAAGAGGATCTCTGCCCACTGCTCTCGAGA AGTACGGCTACAGCACGGCTGCTGTCCTGCTCATCACAGTGGGGTCCATGTTCGGTATTTGCCTCATCTTCTTCAACTCCTGCCAGGAAACCTACGCACTCATCCTGCAACTGTTTGTGGGCCTGGCAGTGGGAACCCTCTCAGGAGACGCTCTCCTGCACCTCATACCACAG ATTCTGGGCCTCCATGACAGCACTCACAGTCATGATGAGCACTATACTGAAGGAAAGGAGTATCTGTGGAAGATTCTGGGCATGATCGCTGGGATTTATGGCTTTTTCCTTATAGAGAGAATGTTCTCCTTTTTCGTTCCTTCTCATGGCCAT GGTCACTCCGGTGACCTTCCCTTAGAGCTCAGCTGCAATGGTCAGTCACAGAGGGGCAAGTCCATCTCCACCATACAGCTG GGACCAGTGGATGACTTGGAGTGTACAGAAATATCTCctgaacatgcaaacacaaggaGCTCTTCACATCAGA GACAAGGGGTTCCTCTGCTGGCTGTGATGATAATCGTGGGAGACAGCCTTCATAACTTTGCCGATGGCCTGGTTGTCGGGGCGGCCTTCTCCTTTTCAGCCGAGACCGGCATGGCAACCACTGTGGCTATCTTGTGCCACGAGATCCCGCACGAGATGG GGGACTTTGCAGTGTTGCTAAGCTCTGGACTCTCAGTGAAGACTGCTGTGCTAATGAACTTTCTCAGTGCTCTGACAGCCTTTATGGGCCTCTACATTGGACTCTTTGTTTCCTCAGAGACAGAGGTGCAGCAGTGGATCTTTGCTGTCACTTCTGGGATTTTCCTCTACCTGTCACTGGTAGAAATG CTTCCAGAGATGAATCGAGTGAAGACCGACAGACCATGTCTCATGTTTCTCCTACAGAACCTTGGTCTATTAATGGGTTGGGCCTGTCTTTTGCTCCTCGCACTCTTTGAACATGAACTCAAAATCTAA
- the LOC121200626 gene encoding zinc transporter ZIP12-like isoform X5, whose protein sequence is MHFRSSAPLLLLLLPLCLLGRVLEVRGQEWGYLQEALKALDLPLSMDDEPQLQKNKTGVLITTLLQAVHCAERTGSSQDICDKCLTPDIALSVLEDDGKTYLTEEDYERISTVLLYYIINLQDLCVSNTASPSSLSSLSSSSSGNYQFYLLALTNLHPAEDNQFLSLSETESVLQLINQHYDPSNQDTSSDLQCIDATHLLEDVDVKENPGAGESSVPKVAAAIVSHVLQGHCFRRRNLPSPAFFTNYIFQSLNRTSNLQMPLLYLEELLHQLGVGREGAALSHDRKRRSIRGSSQRGVGHQVDGCNHDTGGKSTDWAQVCFSANQLVDIFALDPHLPISKEHFRQICPAIIQQLLGNACESAEQKTRGSLPTALEKYGYSTAAVLLITVGSMFGICLIFFNSCQETYALILQLFVGLAVGTLSGDALLHLIPQILGLHDSTHSHDEHYTEGKEYLWKILGMIAGIYGFFLIERMFSFFVPSHGHGHSGDLPLELSCNGQSQRGKSISTIQLGPVDDLECTEISPEHANTRSSSHQRQGVPLLAVMIIVGDSLHNFADGLVVGAAFSFSAETGMATTVAILCHEIPHEMGDFAVLLSSGLSVKTAVLMNFLSALTAFMGLYIGLFVSSETEVQQWIFAVTSGIFLYLSLVEMLPEMNRVKTDRPCLMFLLQNLGLLMGWACLLLLALFEHELKI, encoded by the exons ATGCACTTCAGGAGCAGTGCTCcccttttgctgctgctgctgcctctttgTCTTCTGGGGAGAGTGCTGGAGGTGAGAGGGCAAGAGTGGGGGTACCTGCAGGAGGCTCTGAAGGCCTTGGATCTTCCTCTGTCGATGGACGACGAACCTCAGCTGCAGAAGAACAAAACTGGTGTCCTGATCACCACGCTTCTTCAGGCGGTGCACTGTGCAGAGCGAACTGGGAGCTCTCAGGACATCTGTGACAAG TGCCTGACGCCAGACATAGCCCTCTCTGTGCTAGAGGATGATGGGAAGACTTACCTCACTGAGGAGGACTACGAGCGGATCTCGACTGTCCTGCTGTACTACATAATTAACTTGCaagatctgtgtgtgtcaaacactgcctccccttcctccctttcctccctttcctcctcctcatctgggAACTATCAGTTCTACCTTTTGGCTCTCACCAATCTGCACCCAGCTGAGGACAACCAGTTCTTATCACTTAGTGAAACAGAGAGTGTTCTGCAGCTCATAAACCAGCACTACGACCCCTCCAACCAAGATACCTCATCTGATCTGCAA TGTATTGATGCCACTCATCTACTTGAAGATGTTGACGTAAAAGAAAACCCAGGTGCTGGTGAGTCTTCTGTGCCCAAAGTGGCCGCAGCCATCGTCAGCCATGTCCTGCAGGGCCACTGTTTCAGACGGAGGAACCTCCCGTCACCTGCTTTCTTTACCAACTACATCTTTCAATCCCTGAATCGCACAAGTAACCTACAG ATGCCACTTCTCTACTTAGAGGAGTTGCTTCATCAGCTGGGAGTGGGTCGGGAGGGAGCTGCTCTCTCTCATGACAGGAAGAGGCGGAGCATCAGGGGAAGTTCACAGAGAGGAGTGGGGCATCAGGTGGATGGCTGTAACCATGACACTGGAGGAAAAAGTACAGACTGGGCACAG GTGTGTTTCTCAGCCAATCAGTTGGTGGATATTTTTGCTCTGGATCCTCATTTGCCAATTTCCAAGGAGCACTTCAGACAAATTTGCCCAGCCATTATTCAGCAGTTGCTAGGCAATGCCTGTGAGTCTGCAGAGCAAAAAACAAGAGGATCTCTGCCCACTGCTCTCGAGA AGTACGGCTACAGCACGGCTGCTGTCCTGCTCATCACAGTGGGGTCCATGTTCGGTATTTGCCTCATCTTCTTCAACTCCTGCCAGGAAACCTACGCACTCATCCTGCAACTGTTTGTGGGCCTGGCAGTGGGAACCCTCTCAGGAGACGCTCTCCTGCACCTCATACCACAG ATTCTGGGCCTCCATGACAGCACTCACAGTCATGATGAGCACTATACTGAAGGAAAGGAGTATCTGTGGAAGATTCTGGGCATGATCGCTGGGATTTATGGCTTTTTCCTTATAGAGAGAATGTTCTCCTTTTTCGTTCCTTCTCATGGCCAT GGTCACTCCGGTGACCTTCCCTTAGAGCTCAGCTGCAATGGTCAGTCACAGAGGGGCAAGTCCATCTCCACCATACAGCTG GGACCAGTGGATGACTTGGAGTGTACAGAAATATCTCctgaacatgcaaacacaaggaGCTCTTCACATCAGA GACAAGGGGTTCCTCTGCTGGCTGTGATGATAATCGTGGGAGACAGCCTTCATAACTTTGCCGATGGCCTGGTTGTCGGGGCGGCCTTCTCCTTTTCAGCCGAGACCGGCATGGCAACCACTGTGGCTATCTTGTGCCACGAGATCCCGCACGAGATGG GGGACTTTGCAGTGTTGCTAAGCTCTGGACTCTCAGTGAAGACTGCTGTGCTAATGAACTTTCTCAGTGCTCTGACAGCCTTTATGGGCCTCTACATTGGACTCTTTGTTTCCTCAGAGACAGAGGTGCAGCAGTGGATCTTTGCTGTCACTTCTGGGATTTTCCTCTACCTGTCACTGGTAGAAATG CTTCCAGAGATGAATCGAGTGAAGACCGACAGACCATGTCTCATGTTTCTCCTACAGAACCTTGGTCTATTAATGGGTTGGGCCTGTCTTTTGCTCCTCGCACTCTTTGAACATGAACTCAAAATCTAA
- the LOC121200626 gene encoding zinc transporter ZIP12-like isoform X2 has protein sequence MHFRSSAPLLLLLLPLCLLGRVLEVRGQEWGYLQEALKALDLPLSMDDEPQLQKNKTGVLITTLLQAVHCAERTGSSQDICDKCLTPDIALSVLEDDGKTYLTEEDYERISTVLLYYIINLQDLCVSNTASPSSLSSLSSSSSGNYQFYLLALTNLHPAEDNQFLSLSETESVLQLINQHYDPSNQDTSSDLQCIDATHLLEDVDVKENPGAGESSVPKVAAAIVSHVLQGHCFRRRNLPSPAFFTNYIFQSLNRTSNLQVIEMPLLYLEELLHQLGVGREGAALSHDRKRRSIRGSSQRGVGHQVDGCNHDTGGKSTDWAQVCFSANQLVDIFALDPHLPISKEHFRQICPAIIQQLLGNACESAEQKTRGSLPTALEKYGYSTAAVLLITVGSMFGICLIFFNSCQETYALILQLFVGLAVGTLSGDALLHLIPQILGLHDSTHSHDEHYTEGKEYLWKILGMIAGIYGFFLIERMFSFFVPSHGHGHSGDLPLELSCNGQSQRGKSISTIQLVSVTVANTECLAATRFVFPGQGVPLLAVMIIVGDSLHNFADGLVVGAAFSFSAETGMATTVAILCHEIPHEMGDFAVLLSSGLSVKTAVLMNFLSALTAFMGLYIGLFVSSETEVQQWIFAVTSGIFLYLSLVEMLPEMNRVKTDRPCLMFLLQNLGLLMGWACLLLLALFEHELKI, from the exons ATGCACTTCAGGAGCAGTGCTCcccttttgctgctgctgctgcctctttgTCTTCTGGGGAGAGTGCTGGAGGTGAGAGGGCAAGAGTGGGGGTACCTGCAGGAGGCTCTGAAGGCCTTGGATCTTCCTCTGTCGATGGACGACGAACCTCAGCTGCAGAAGAACAAAACTGGTGTCCTGATCACCACGCTTCTTCAGGCGGTGCACTGTGCAGAGCGAACTGGGAGCTCTCAGGACATCTGTGACAAG TGCCTGACGCCAGACATAGCCCTCTCTGTGCTAGAGGATGATGGGAAGACTTACCTCACTGAGGAGGACTACGAGCGGATCTCGACTGTCCTGCTGTACTACATAATTAACTTGCaagatctgtgtgtgtcaaacactgcctccccttcctccctttcctccctttcctcctcctcatctgggAACTATCAGTTCTACCTTTTGGCTCTCACCAATCTGCACCCAGCTGAGGACAACCAGTTCTTATCACTTAGTGAAACAGAGAGTGTTCTGCAGCTCATAAACCAGCACTACGACCCCTCCAACCAAGATACCTCATCTGATCTGCAA TGTATTGATGCCACTCATCTACTTGAAGATGTTGACGTAAAAGAAAACCCAGGTGCTGGTGAGTCTTCTGTGCCCAAAGTGGCCGCAGCCATCGTCAGCCATGTCCTGCAGGGCCACTGTTTCAGACGGAGGAACCTCCCGTCACCTGCTTTCTTTACCAACTACATCTTTCAATCCCTGAATCGCACAAGTAACCTACAGGTTATAG AGATGCCACTTCTCTACTTAGAGGAGTTGCTTCATCAGCTGGGAGTGGGTCGGGAGGGAGCTGCTCTCTCTCATGACAGGAAGAGGCGGAGCATCAGGGGAAGTTCACAGAGAGGAGTGGGGCATCAGGTGGATGGCTGTAACCATGACACTGGAGGAAAAAGTACAGACTGGGCACAG GTGTGTTTCTCAGCCAATCAGTTGGTGGATATTTTTGCTCTGGATCCTCATTTGCCAATTTCCAAGGAGCACTTCAGACAAATTTGCCCAGCCATTATTCAGCAGTTGCTAGGCAATGCCTGTGAGTCTGCAGAGCAAAAAACAAGAGGATCTCTGCCCACTGCTCTCGAGA AGTACGGCTACAGCACGGCTGCTGTCCTGCTCATCACAGTGGGGTCCATGTTCGGTATTTGCCTCATCTTCTTCAACTCCTGCCAGGAAACCTACGCACTCATCCTGCAACTGTTTGTGGGCCTGGCAGTGGGAACCCTCTCAGGAGACGCTCTCCTGCACCTCATACCACAG ATTCTGGGCCTCCATGACAGCACTCACAGTCATGATGAGCACTATACTGAAGGAAAGGAGTATCTGTGGAAGATTCTGGGCATGATCGCTGGGATTTATGGCTTTTTCCTTATAGAGAGAATGTTCTCCTTTTTCGTTCCTTCTCATGGCCAT GGTCACTCCGGTGACCTTCCCTTAGAGCTCAGCTGCAATGGTCAGTCACAGAGGGGCAAGTCCATCTCCACCATACAGCTGGTGAGTGTCACCGTTGCCAACACGGAAT GTCTTGCAGCA ACTCGCTTTGTATTCCCAGGACAAGGGGTTCCTCTGCTGGCTGTGATGATAATCGTGGGAGACAGCCTTCATAACTTTGCCGATGGCCTGGTTGTCGGGGCGGCCTTCTCCTTTTCAGCCGAGACCGGCATGGCAACCACTGTGGCTATCTTGTGCCACGAGATCCCGCACGAGATGG GGGACTTTGCAGTGTTGCTAAGCTCTGGACTCTCAGTGAAGACTGCTGTGCTAATGAACTTTCTCAGTGCTCTGACAGCCTTTATGGGCCTCTACATTGGACTCTTTGTTTCCTCAGAGACAGAGGTGCAGCAGTGGATCTTTGCTGTCACTTCTGGGATTTTCCTCTACCTGTCACTGGTAGAAATG CTTCCAGAGATGAATCGAGTGAAGACCGACAGACCATGTCTCATGTTTCTCCTACAGAACCTTGGTCTATTAATGGGTTGGGCCTGTCTTTTGCTCCTCGCACTCTTTGAACATGAACTCAAAATCTAA